A single genomic interval of Mauremys reevesii isolate NIE-2019 linkage group 24, ASM1616193v1, whole genome shotgun sequence harbors:
- the SCN1B gene encoding sodium channel subunit beta-1, whose translation MALLGPSLLLCLILVSSCWAGCVEVDSHTEAVFGMTFKILCISCKKRSETSAEAYTEWYFREKGTEIFTRILRYDPDALLEVVDERFQDLVVWNGSKNTRDLQDLSIFLTNVTYAQAGEYLCRVDRNLTFDGYVYNIVINKTIHVEVVDKANRDMASIVSEIMMYVLIVVLTIWLVAEMIYCYKKIAAATEAAAQENASEYLAITSESKENCAGVQVAE comes from the exons ATGGCTCTGCTGGGCCCATCACTCCTGCTCTGTCTCATCCTTG TGTCGTCGTGCTGGGCAGGCTGCGTGGAGGTGGACTCCCACACTGAGGCTGTTTTTGGGATGACATTCAAGATCCTCTGCATTTCCTGCAAGAAGCGGAGCGAGACCTCGGCCGAGGCCTACACGGAGTGGTACTTCAGGGAGAAGGGCACTGAGATCTTCACCAGG ATCCTGCGTTACGACCCTGACGCACTGCTGGAGGTGGTGGACGAGCGGTTCCAGGATCTGGTGGTGTGGAACGGCAGCAAGAACACGCGGGACCTGCAGGATCTGTCCATCTTCCTGACCAACGTGACCTATGCGCAGGCGGGCGAGTACCTGTGCCGTGTTGACCGCAACCTCACCTTTGATGGCTACGTCTACAACATTGTCATCAACAAGACCATCCATGTCGAGGTGGTGGACAAGG CGAACCGGGACATGGCGTCCATCGTGTCAGAGATCATGATGTATGTGCTCATCGTGGTGCTCACCATCTGGCTGGTGGCTGAGATGATTTATTGCTACAAGAAGATTGCAGCAGCCACGGAGGCAGCTGCACAGGAGAATGC CTCCGAGTACCTGGCCATCACGTCAGAGAGCAAGGAGAATTGTGCCGGGGTGCAGGTGGCGGAATAG